The Alkalibacter rhizosphaerae genomic sequence GAGTGTCAGGGACATGTTGGTCCCCGTATCCCCGTCCGGAACGGGAAAGACGTTCAAGTCGTCTACCGTTTTTTTGTTCGCATCAAGGTTGGCCGCAGCTTCTTGAAGCATCCTTTTAAGCAATGCTCCATCGATTATTCTCGTTTGCATAAGTTTTCCTCCTTTGCTGTCATACCCTGACGCTTTCTACCATGACATTGATTTTTTCGATTTTCAAGCCTGTTTGATTTTCCACATTATAACGAACCTTTTCAATGATGTTTTCCGCCACGACGGAAATTTTTACACCAAATTCGATAATGACGTACAAGTCGATGTTTATTTTTCCGTCGTTTTGGTGAATGCGGACGCCTTTGCTCAGGTTTTCGCCTTTTAGCAATTGAACGATCCCGTCGGTACTTTTTTTCGAGGCCATGCCCACCACTCCATAACACTCGGTAGCAGACAACCCTGCAATGTTCGCGATCAGATTCTCGGAGATGTTGATATATCCCAACTCGTTGTATATTTTTGCCGACATATGGTTTCCTCCTTGTTTTGTTTACATACTTATTCTAATTTATGGACCACGATTATTCAAGTGAACTGTTAAAGTAATTTAATTATTGAACTGAAATTCCAGTTGTGCTATAATATGAACGCTATGTACGAGGCAAAGGAGGGTTGTAAATGTCAAATGTATGCGAAGTTTGTGGTAAAGGTTCCGTTGCCGGAAATCAAATAAGTCACTCCGTTATTCACACAAAAAGAGTATGGAAACCAAATTTGCAGAAGGTTAGAGCCATGGTAGACGGCACTCCGAAAAGGATCTCCGTTTGTACCAGATGTCTCAGAAGCAACAAAGTTCAACGAGCCTTATAAGAAAAGGGGATGCCATGGCATCCCCTTCTTTCTTTTGCCCTTTTTTCATAAGTATTCCAACATCGTTATTCTTCCTTCACACGGCCAACCAATAAAACCCCTCGAGAAAATTCAATAACCGCTTCCGATCCTTTTGCAATATTGCTGATCCCTCTGGAATAACCCATGTTCAAGGTTTCCTTCACCAAGGGATACGCAAAACCTTCCAGGGTCACTTCCTCCACTTTTTCAGACAGGGGGATCAGGGAAATGATTTCTCCCGGCTTTGTTTGGATCTTTTCGGATGACAAAAGAACTTCCAATTCGTTGGTTTCATCGATCAACCTGGCCTTGACTCCCTTTCGGGCCATCTCCACCAGCAAATAGACGTTGGCCAGGGCATGATCTACCCTGTTGCCCAGACATCCGAACATGTCCAACGACCGACAGCCAGCTCCGATCAAATATTCCAGTGCGATCTCCGTGTCGGTTTCATCTTTTTCCGGCGGGTGACACTGAAATTCCACATCTGTTGATTCGTAGTATTCCCGAACATCCGGATGAATGCTGTCCATATCGCCTACAATGGCATGGGGCATGATTCCGGATTTGTAAGCGTTGTTCGCCCCGCCGTCGGCGCAAACCACCAGGTCGTAGACCTCTGCTTTCATCCGATCAAGATAAAATTCCGCATTCACCATTTTCCCATTGGCAATCAATAGACCTTTCATCAAATCCCCTTTTCATCTCCGAATTCCGTTGTTGATCTCCTCGTGGATGGTTTTATAGAACTGATATCGCTCCCGGGATATTCCCCCTCCGATCGCGTCTTTTACGGCACAATCAGGTTCGTTGATATGAAGGCATCCCTTGAAGCGACATTGTTCCCTATAATCATCGAATTCCGGAAACAATGTCTCCAGTTCCTGGACGTCCATATCCTCATCCAATGCCAGATTTCCAAATCCTGGTGTATCCGCAAGATATCCATCTCCTTCCAGACGAAAAAGCTCTACGTGCCTGGTGGTATGTTTTCCCCTGCCGATTTTTTCACTCAGTTCTCCGATCTCCACCCGGTGTCCTCCACGGGCGATCTTCTCGATCAGGGAAGATTTGCCAACTCCGCTAGGACCGGCAAGCAGGCTGATGTGCCCCTTCAGTTCTTCCACCAACAGGTCCAGGTTGGTTTCTTCCGCAACGGAAGTGAACAGGATCGGGTATCCGGTGTTCTTGAACCAGTCCGTCACCATTCGTCGATCTGCATCCTTCATCAATTCGGATTTGTTGAAACAGACCACCATGCGAAGTCCCTTTTGTTCCCCTGCAAGGAGCATGCGGTGCAAGAGCGTGGCATTCAATTTTGGATCGATCCATGAAAATACAGCGATAGCCTGGGTGGCATTGGCCACTGGCGGCCGCAACAATAAACTGGTCCTTGGCAGGATCTCCTCGATATTCCCGGATCCGTCTTCATTTCTGGTCACCGACACCATGTCTCCCACATAGGGTTTTTGACTCTTGTTGCGAAAGATCCCCCTGGCGCGGCATTCCAGGATCCCCTGGTCCGTTTCTACATAATAGAAACCACCGATACCTTTTCGAATTCTACCTTTTTCCATACATCACCTTTCAAACATTCCTTAGAATGTAATGATTTCCGCGTTGTAGGTCTGGCCATCGATCTCCAATTGATAATATTGGACCCCCAGTCCCTGCAATTCCACATTGACGGTCTCATCTGCCTTGTGCATGCGGTCATAGACCACATTGGAACCGGTTGTTTGGTCGATAAAAATGACTTTCACCGGAACCGTGGGAACTTCTTCATCCTTGTCGTATTCCACATAATCCTTCAATTTGATCTGGATGGTCTTGGTTTTCAGGATCCCCTGGCTGACCGTTAAGGACACTACCGTATTTTTGGCCACTTCCATGTTTGCTTTCGGTTCCTGGTTCAAAACGATCCCCCGGTCAAACTCGCTGCTGGCCTCTTCCCGTATTTCTCCCACTTGCAAACCTGCTGCTGCAATGGCATTTCGTACCGTTTCCAGAGATTGGCCCACATAATTTTCCATGATCACCGTATCTTTGCCCTTGCTGACATAGAGTATGATCTCCGTTCCTTCTTTGAGGAGCAACCCCGGTCTGGGATTTTGATCGTAGATCACATCTTTTTCATGTTCGTCG encodes the following:
- the rpmB gene encoding 50S ribosomal protein L28; this translates as MSNVCEVCGKGSVAGNQISHSVIHTKRVWKPNLQKVRAMVDGTPKRISVCTRCLRSNKVQRAL
- the rsgA gene encoding ribosome small subunit-dependent GTPase A yields the protein MEKGRIRKGIGGFYYVETDQGILECRARGIFRNKSQKPYVGDMVSVTRNEDGSGNIEEILPRTSLLLRPPVANATQAIAVFSWIDPKLNATLLHRMLLAGEQKGLRMVVCFNKSELMKDADRRMVTDWFKNTGYPILFTSVAEETNLDLLVEELKGHISLLAGPSGVGKSSLIEKIARGGHRVEIGELSEKIGRGKHTTRHVELFRLEGDGYLADTPGFGNLALDEDMDVQELETLFPEFDDYREQCRFKGCLHINEPDCAVKDAIGGGISRERYQFYKTIHEEINNGIRR
- a CDS encoding thiamine diphosphokinase, with translation MKGLLIANGKMVNAEFYLDRMKAEVYDLVVCADGGANNAYKSGIMPHAIVGDMDSIHPDVREYYESTDVEFQCHPPEKDETDTEIALEYLIGAGCRSLDMFGCLGNRVDHALANVYLLVEMARKGVKARLIDETNELEVLLSSEKIQTKPGEIISLIPLSEKVEEVTLEGFAYPLVKETLNMGYSRGISNIAKGSEAVIEFSRGVLLVGRVKEE
- a CDS encoding Asp23/Gls24 family envelope stress response protein — translated: MSAKIYNELGYINISENLIANIAGLSATECYGVVGMASKKSTDGIVQLLKGENLSKGVRIHQNDGKINIDLYVIIEFGVKISVVAENIIEKVRYNVENQTGLKIEKINVMVESVRV